The Fortiea contorta PCC 7126 genome has a segment encoding these proteins:
- the dxr gene encoding 1-deoxy-D-xylulose-5-phosphate reductoisomerase, translating into MKAITLVGSTGSIGTQTLDIVAQYPDQFRIVGLAAGSNVELLASQIRQFRPSIAAIWSEEKLPQLQAAIKDLDPQPILLAGEAGVIEVARYGDAQTVVTGIVGCAGLLPTIAAIEAGKDIALANKETLIAGGPVVLPLVEKHGVKLLPADSEHSAIFQCLQGVPQGGLRKILLTASGGAFRDWDVSKLAEVTVADALKHPNWSMGRKITVDSATLMNKGLEVIEAHFLFGLDYDNIEIVIHPQSIIHSLIELQDTSVLAQLGWPDMRLPLLYALSWPDRIYTDWERLDLVKAGNLTFREPDHQKYPCMQLAYAVGRAGGSMPAVLNAANEQAVALFLAEKIRFLDIPRCIEWVCDRHQQDNRINPSLNDILTADKWARQEVLIATESLEHSPQIISLR; encoded by the coding sequence GTGAAAGCGATTACTCTTGTTGGTTCTACTGGCTCTATTGGTACTCAGACCCTAGATATCGTTGCTCAATACCCAGATCAGTTTCGGATTGTGGGATTAGCAGCAGGAAGTAATGTGGAACTGTTAGCTAGTCAAATTCGACAGTTCCGACCGAGTATAGCAGCGATTTGGTCAGAAGAAAAACTGCCTCAACTGCAAGCTGCTATCAAAGACCTTGATCCCCAACCGATTTTACTGGCTGGTGAAGCGGGAGTCATAGAAGTGGCTCGTTATGGTGATGCCCAAACGGTGGTTACTGGTATTGTTGGTTGTGCTGGATTGTTACCAACCATCGCCGCCATTGAAGCTGGTAAAGATATCGCCTTGGCGAATAAGGAAACTCTCATCGCTGGCGGCCCCGTGGTTTTGCCCTTAGTTGAAAAACATGGCGTAAAATTGCTACCAGCAGATTCAGAACATTCCGCCATATTTCAGTGTCTCCAAGGCGTTCCCCAAGGTGGACTGCGAAAGATTTTGCTGACTGCTTCTGGTGGTGCTTTCCGAGATTGGGATGTATCCAAGTTAGCAGAAGTGACAGTGGCTGACGCCCTCAAGCATCCCAACTGGTCGATGGGGCGCAAAATCACTGTAGACTCAGCTACTTTGATGAATAAAGGATTGGAAGTAATCGAGGCTCATTTCTTGTTCGGTTTAGATTACGACAACATCGAGATTGTCATCCATCCCCAAAGTATTATTCATTCGCTGATTGAGCTACAAGATACCTCAGTTTTAGCCCAACTCGGCTGGCCTGATATGCGCCTACCCCTGCTGTATGCGCTGTCTTGGCCCGATCGCATTTATACTGATTGGGAACGGCTGGATTTAGTGAAAGCAGGTAATCTCACTTTCCGTGAACCAGATCACCAAAAGTATCCTTGTATGCAGTTGGCTTATGCAGTGGGTAGGGCTGGTGGTTCAATGCCGGCAGTTTTAAATGCTGCTAATGAGCAAGCTGTAGCCTTATTTTTAGCCGAAAAAATCCGATTTTTAGATATTCCCCGTTGTATCGAATGGGTGTGCGATCGCCATCAACAAGATAACCGAATAAATCCTTCTTTAAATGACATTTTGACTGCAGATAAATGGGCACGACAAGAAGTTTTAATCGCTACTGAATCTCTAGAACATTCCCCGCAGATTATTTCTCTGCGCTAA
- a CDS encoding mannosyltransferase family protein, translating to MAKVHVVVTKILWKNEFLFPVAIWFFSRIFIWTVMLLVAPYVSAQLGGTLPSFTSAVFHAWDIVHYKSIVTSGYEFIDDGNQHNLAFFPLFPLSIWVLMRLGLPFEVAGTLVNNVAFLAALYYLYYWVKEHHGINAAQWTAIVLAWCPMSLFTGVIYTEGLYLFLSTATLRAFDQQQYGWTAFWGALATATRPTGMVLIPALAIAAWKQRRPPVAYVTALATATGVLLFSLYCAMDFGHPLAFIHAQRGWRPSLGFDWQGWLNMVMQIPLGTTNWQYGWVADSFGGIKDPLYLLLFSSVITSGYALWHFRKHLNSTRLVYGFYGLMGFLLILADQQLINNLLNTLMVLGGGYLLWRLRRELTPVTTIYGFCGLGLLLASGGTISLSRLAYGIVSLCVALGILLSRRPQQGCLILGLFVILLTKLSVGFAQELWVG from the coding sequence ATGGCAAAAGTTCATGTAGTTGTAACAAAAATTTTATGGAAAAATGAGTTCCTCTTTCCTGTAGCAATTTGGTTTTTCAGCAGAATATTCATCTGGACTGTGATGTTGCTGGTTGCGCCCTATGTGTCGGCACAATTAGGAGGAACTCTACCCAGTTTTACTTCAGCGGTTTTCCATGCGTGGGATATTGTCCATTACAAATCAATCGTCACTTCAGGGTATGAATTCATTGATGATGGCAATCAACATAATCTAGCTTTTTTTCCGCTATTTCCCTTGAGTATCTGGGTTTTAATGCGGCTGGGTTTGCCGTTTGAAGTTGCAGGTACGTTGGTAAATAATGTAGCATTTTTGGCAGCACTTTATTATTTGTACTACTGGGTCAAAGAACATCACGGTATCAATGCTGCTCAGTGGACTGCTATTGTTTTGGCTTGGTGTCCAATGTCTTTGTTTACCGGGGTGATTTATACGGAGGGGTTGTATTTATTTTTAAGTACGGCGACTTTGCGGGCTTTTGATCAGCAGCAATATGGCTGGACTGCTTTCTGGGGTGCATTGGCGACAGCAACCCGTCCTACAGGGATGGTATTGATTCCAGCATTGGCGATCGCCGCGTGGAAACAACGTAGACCACCTGTTGCTTATGTTACAGCTTTGGCGACAGCTACAGGGGTACTTCTATTCAGTCTTTATTGTGCCATGGATTTCGGCCATCCTTTAGCTTTTATTCATGCACAGCGGGGTTGGCGTCCTTCTCTGGGGTTTGATTGGCAAGGTTGGTTGAATATGGTGATGCAGATTCCCCTGGGGACGACAAATTGGCAATATGGCTGGGTTGCAGATTCCTTTGGCGGGATTAAAGACCCGTTGTATCTTCTGTTGTTTAGCAGCGTTATTACTAGTGGTTATGCTTTATGGCACTTCCGCAAACATTTGAATTCTACTAGGTTGGTCTATGGCTTTTATGGTTTGATGGGATTTTTACTAATTTTGGCAGACCAACAATTAATCAACAACTTGCTTAACACTTTAATGGTTTTGGGTGGCGGCTATTTATTGTGGCGCTTACGTCGGGAACTTACGCCAGTCACAACTATCTATGGTTTTTGTGGTCTGGGTCTACTGTTAGCTTCTGGAGGTACAATCTCTTTAAGCCGTCTAGCTTATGGTATTGTCTCTTTGTGTGTAGCTTTAGGCATCTTACTATCTCGCCGCCCTCAACAAGGATGTTTGATATTAGGCTTGTTTGTCATATTACTTACCAAGTTATCTGTAGGTTTTGCCCAAGAACTTTGGGTGGGTTAG
- a CDS encoding DUF2079 domain-containing protein: MSRWMEISKQIGRYSTIIFLISISALILFLSSILRHELFNSSGDLAFFDQGVYLISQGKLPFSSVLGFHILADHAAWILYFIALLYKIYPSVYWLFVIQSGALALGALPTYLLALQAGLKESQAVAMVVVYLLYPVVYNSNLCDFHPDTIAVPALLTAVLAARSRKLVWFCVSILVVLGCKAVLALTVVAMGVWLLCFEKRRLYGAIAIIIGVSWFLVANWVIIPYFGNEAALVNRHLYRYSYLGNSFSETLQILLSRPEVIIQNIFSAINLEYLVFLLAPVIWGLHLRCMIPLIGAIPCVAINILADHPSQKNLVLHYSLPAIPFLILALIASLAAGKAWLQQKRLIILFSLVGFLALGKLGFFTSRYLKSLENWGATKEASALITTLDSVFTTDVITPHLTHREIISYKLNNFQSSDELNKFNYILLNIRYPGWAASAESYQNLVNFLKNQSEYKLQYQHDDVYLFTKQSR; the protein is encoded by the coding sequence ATGAGCAGATGGATGGAAATCAGCAAGCAAATCGGCAGGTATAGTACTATTATTTTTCTAATTAGTATTAGTGCATTGATTTTATTTCTATCGAGTATCCTCAGACATGAGTTATTTAATTCATCAGGAGATTTAGCCTTTTTTGACCAAGGAGTTTATTTAATTAGTCAAGGAAAATTACCGTTTTCTTCTGTGCTTGGGTTTCATATTCTGGCTGATCACGCTGCTTGGATTTTATATTTCATAGCTTTGCTGTACAAAATCTACCCTAGCGTTTATTGGCTATTTGTAATACAGTCTGGTGCTTTGGCGTTGGGGGCTTTACCTACATATTTACTGGCGCTACAAGCAGGTTTAAAAGAAAGTCAAGCTGTAGCAATGGTGGTTGTTTACTTACTGTATCCGGTGGTGTATAACAGCAATTTATGTGATTTTCATCCGGATACAATCGCTGTTCCCGCGCTTTTGACAGCAGTTTTAGCTGCGAGGTCAAGAAAATTAGTTTGGTTTTGTGTGAGTATATTGGTGGTGTTGGGTTGTAAGGCTGTATTGGCGTTAACTGTAGTAGCGATGGGGGTGTGGTTACTATGTTTTGAAAAGCGCCGTTTATATGGTGCGATCGCTATTATTATTGGTGTATCTTGGTTCTTGGTTGCTAACTGGGTAATTATCCCTTATTTCGGTAACGAAGCAGCGTTAGTTAATCGTCATCTCTATCGTTATAGCTATTTAGGTAACTCGTTTTCTGAAACATTACAAATTCTTTTATCTCGACCAGAAGTAATTATTCAGAATATTTTTTCAGCAATCAACTTAGAATATTTAGTTTTTTTATTAGCACCTGTAATTTGGGGTTTGCATCTGCGATGCATGATACCGTTAATAGGAGCGATTCCATGTGTGGCGATCAATATACTTGCAGATCATCCCTCACAAAAGAATTTAGTTTTACATTACTCTTTACCAGCTATCCCATTTCTGATCTTAGCTCTCATCGCCAGTCTCGCAGCAGGTAAAGCATGGCTACAGCAAAAAAGATTAATTATTTTGTTTTCATTAGTGGGATTTTTAGCTCTAGGTAAGCTGGGATTTTTTACCTCCAGATATCTTAAAAGTTTAGAAAATTGGGGTGCTACAAAAGAGGCGAGCGCTCTCATTACAACTCTAGATAGTGTTTTTACTACCGATGTAATTACCCCTCATTTAACCCACAGAGAAATTATTAGTTATAAGTTGAACAACTTTCAATCATCTGATGAGTTGAACAAATTTAATTATATATTACTGAATATTCGTTATCCTGGTTGGGCTGCAAGTGCTGAATCTTATCAAAACTTAGTTAATTTTTTAAAAAATCAGTCAGAATATAAATTGCAATATCAACACGATGATGTTTATTTGTTCACTAAGCAGTCAAGATGA
- a CDS encoding ArnT family glycosyltransferase, with amino-acid sequence MHLFKEKQWLLALLIASGIMFLILLGNLPLRDWDEGTYAIVAREIYRYGNWIYPTLQGEPFILKPPLMQWLIALCYQIGGISEFTTRFPGAVLTSLGVPLLYLVGRLVFNQSLPALFTALVYLTMLPVVRHGRLAMLDGITISFLLLLLFCLLKAKEDKKYALGAGFCLGLITLTKGILVLVLGGIAGIFLLVNRQLFLLKNPYLWLGMLLGNAPAIAWYVAQWQHYGNTFLAVHFQDQSFNRLGQAVEGHSGPPWYYLIELLKYSFPWLLFLPGGLYLALKKRQTSWGSLILVGTIIYLGTISIMGTKLPWYIIPVYPFLALAVGANLHEIWQRNQFKSLILTLFTAIIAIASLGGCAYFIIAEPQPILIIMSVVLTISMGVVAWLMKKSDRNFILALFSGMYLVLLLFVSSQSWIWELNEAFRVKPVAELIRQHVSPGTQIYTSFAYNRPSLDFYSDCKVTTANLEVLRQMLEKKSYLLLDQDTLPKINLSNSKIKGEAQGFTLIDSTY; translated from the coding sequence ATGCATCTGTTTAAGGAAAAACAATGGTTATTAGCCTTATTAATTGCATCTGGGATTATGTTCCTCATACTTTTAGGTAATTTACCCTTGCGCGACTGGGATGAAGGTACTTATGCTATTGTCGCCAGAGAAATTTATCGCTACGGTAACTGGATTTATCCTACCCTCCAAGGCGAACCATTTATATTAAAACCACCTTTGATGCAGTGGTTAATTGCATTGTGCTATCAAATTGGTGGAATCTCAGAATTTACTACGAGATTTCCCGGCGCTGTGTTAACAAGTTTGGGAGTTCCTTTACTTTATTTGGTGGGGCGTTTAGTTTTTAATCAGAGTTTACCAGCTTTGTTTACAGCACTAGTTTATTTAACAATGCTACCCGTGGTACGTCACGGTAGATTAGCAATGTTAGATGGGATAACAATTAGTTTTTTATTATTATTATTATTTTGTTTATTAAAAGCTAAAGAAGATAAAAAATACGCTTTAGGTGCAGGATTTTGTTTGGGGTTAATCACCTTGACTAAAGGTATATTAGTTTTGGTATTGGGAGGAATCGCTGGGATATTTTTGCTGGTAAATAGACAATTATTTTTGTTAAAAAATCCCTATTTATGGTTGGGAATGTTGTTAGGAAATGCTCCAGCGATCGCTTGGTATGTAGCACAGTGGCAACACTATGGTAACACTTTTTTAGCAGTGCATTTTCAAGACCAATCTTTTAATCGATTGGGACAAGCTGTAGAAGGACATAGCGGGCCGCCCTGGTATTATTTAATTGAGTTACTTAAATATAGTTTTCCTTGGCTATTGTTTTTACCTGGAGGACTGTATTTAGCATTAAAAAAACGTCAAACTAGCTGGGGTAGTTTAATTTTAGTCGGTACAATAATTTATCTAGGAACTATTTCTATAATGGGTACAAAATTACCTTGGTATATAATACCAGTTTACCCATTTTTAGCGTTAGCAGTTGGAGCTAATTTGCATGAAATTTGGCAGCGAAATCAGTTTAAAAGCTTAATTTTAACGTTATTTACAGCTATCATCGCTATTGCTAGTTTAGGTGGTTGTGCGTACTTTATTATCGCCGAACCTCAACCTATATTAATTATTATGAGTGTGGTTTTGACAATAAGTATGGGTGTAGTAGCATGGTTGATGAAAAAGAGCGATCGCAATTTTATTCTGGCTCTCTTTTCAGGTATGTATCTAGTTTTATTATTGTTTGTTAGTTCTCAATCTTGGATTTGGGAATTAAATGAAGCCTTTAGAGTTAAACCAGTTGCAGAATTAATTCGTCAGCACGTCTCCCCAGGAACACAAATCTATACTTCATTTGCTTATAATCGCCCTAGTTTAGACTTTTATAGTGATTGCAAGGTGACTACTGCGAATTTAGAAGTTTTACGACAAATGCTAGAGAAGAAATCTTATTTATTATTAGATCAAGACACTTTGCCAAAGATAAATCTCAGTAATAGTAAAATTAAAGGAGAAGCTCAAGGATTTACACTGATTGATTCTACCTATTAG
- a CDS encoding glycosyltransferase family 2 protein: MNQPIYSLVIPIYNEEENLTELYRRLINVIEQLDGEAELILVDDGSRDRSLSMIRQIHQRDSRVRYLSFARNFGHQIAVTAGLNFVQGQSVIVMDADLQDPPELVLKMIAQWQQGYQVVYAQRLSRKKESWFKRFTAYAFYRILKVLANVDIPADTGDFCLMDRQVVDILNAMPERNRYIRGLRAWVGFRQTAVLFERDPRFAGTVKYTFGKSWALAVDGIISFSKVPLRIATYMGMLSASIALLMIILILYWRLFEPSTPLIGYTLITVAMFFMGSVQLICIGILGEYIGRIYEEVKGRPIYTLKETGGINNK; the protein is encoded by the coding sequence GTGAATCAGCCTATCTACTCCCTAGTCATTCCCATTTATAATGAAGAGGAAAATCTTACAGAATTATATCGTCGTCTGATTAACGTGATAGAGCAGTTAGATGGCGAGGCTGAATTGATTTTAGTTGATGATGGTAGCCGCGATCGCTCTTTGAGCATGATTCGCCAAATCCATCAGCGAGATAGTCGAGTACGCTACCTCAGTTTTGCAAGAAATTTTGGTCATCAAATCGCTGTGACAGCAGGATTAAACTTTGTCCAAGGACAGAGTGTCATCGTCATGGATGCTGACTTGCAAGATCCTCCAGAACTGGTTTTAAAGATGATTGCACAATGGCAGCAAGGCTATCAAGTAGTTTATGCTCAACGTTTATCTCGAAAAAAAGAAAGCTGGTTTAAACGCTTTACTGCTTATGCTTTTTATCGTATTCTCAAAGTGCTAGCTAATGTGGATATCCCTGCTGATACAGGCGACTTCTGCTTGATGGATCGGCAAGTAGTAGATATTCTCAACGCCATGCCTGAGCGTAATCGTTACATTCGCGGCTTACGTGCTTGGGTAGGGTTCCGTCAAACCGCAGTACTTTTTGAACGAGATCCCCGTTTTGCTGGTACTGTTAAATATACCTTCGGAAAGTCGTGGGCATTAGCCGTTGATGGAATCATTTCTTTTTCCAAAGTCCCTTTAAGAATAGCAACTTACATGGGAATGCTATCAGCTAGCATTGCCTTGTTAATGATCATACTAATATTATATTGGCGCTTATTTGAACCAAGTACACCCTTAATTGGCTACACATTAATTACAGTTGCTATGTTTTTTATGGGTTCGGTACAATTAATTTGTATTGGTATTTTAGGCGAATATATAGGTCGTATCTATGAAGAAGTCAAAGGACGCCCAATTTACACTTTAAAGGAAACTGGAGGAATAAATAATAAATAG
- a CDS encoding EamA family transporter: MTPQEFSLLLISVIISVAGQFFLKLGALKLGKINAENVILQILSIVTIPELLIGLTCYALGAVAYILLLIKVNLSVAAPAVAIGYVFSVLLGCLVLKEPVPLIRLIGLCFIVTGVILVVWKK, encoded by the coding sequence GTGACACCGCAAGAATTTAGTCTACTACTAATTTCAGTTATTATTAGTGTAGCAGGTCAATTTTTTCTGAAATTAGGTGCTTTAAAGTTAGGAAAAATTAATGCAGAGAATGTTATTCTTCAAATTCTCAGCATTGTGACGATACCAGAACTTTTAATAGGCTTAACTTGCTACGCTCTTGGTGCCGTAGCCTATATTTTACTTTTAATTAAAGTTAACTTGAGCGTTGCTGCACCAGCTGTGGCCATAGGTTACGTTTTCTCAGTTTTGTTAGGTTGTTTAGTTTTAAAAGAACCTGTTCCACTAATCCGCCTAATTGGCTTATGCTTCATTGTGACTGGTGTCATATTAGTGGTGTGGAAAAAATAA
- a CDS encoding polysaccharide deacetylase family protein, with the protein MESNKSFFWPQGILIALVTITGSLSLGLMMLVKPNTSDAQSKESINANYTVAKVGTQQRLEGLKATMLTIWQQEASAKGLSSALPTRFQGATIAEAKLGQGQKVIALTFDDGPWPQTTAQVLDILKKNDVKATFFVVGQNVKHYPDLMKQIVTEGHAVGNHTWHHWYHVMNPQTAAYEIDHTTDVIYQTTGVKTNLFRPPGGMMHNGVAAYAKNTKYGIIMWSSDSIDYSRPSVPKLINNVFRQAKPGGIVLMHDGGGNRSQTVQALPTIIDKFRKQGYSFVTIPELLEMEDKYQKLIANKNSSKKQQSQVNSSP; encoded by the coding sequence GTGGAAAGCAATAAGTCGTTTTTTTGGCCGCAAGGAATATTAATTGCGCTGGTTACCATAACTGGTAGTTTGAGTTTGGGACTGATGATGCTTGTCAAGCCGAATACTTCGGATGCTCAGTCTAAAGAAAGTATAAATGCAAACTACACAGTTGCAAAAGTAGGGACTCAACAACGCCTTGAGGGATTAAAGGCGACAATGCTGACAATTTGGCAGCAGGAAGCAAGCGCCAAGGGCCTTTCTTCCGCGCTACCAACACGGTTTCAAGGAGCAACCATCGCCGAAGCAAAACTCGGACAAGGACAAAAAGTAATTGCACTTACCTTTGATGACGGCCCTTGGCCTCAAACGACTGCACAAGTGTTGGATATACTTAAAAAAAATGATGTCAAGGCAACATTTTTCGTTGTTGGGCAAAATGTCAAGCATTATCCAGACTTAATGAAACAGATAGTTACTGAAGGTCACGCCGTCGGTAATCATACTTGGCATCATTGGTATCATGTCATGAACCCGCAGACAGCGGCTTATGAAATTGACCACACAACAGATGTGATTTATCAAACTACAGGAGTGAAAACAAATCTCTTTCGACCACCAGGCGGAATGATGCACAACGGAGTAGCTGCTTACGCTAAAAATACCAAGTACGGCATCATTATGTGGTCATCCGACTCCATAGATTATTCTCGTCCCAGCGTCCCAAAATTAATCAATAACGTATTCAGACAAGCAAAACCCGGTGGAATAGTGCTGATGCATGACGGTGGTGGCAATCGTTCCCAAACTGTGCAAGCCTTGCCAACTATTATTGACAAATTTCGCAAGCAAGGCTACAGTTTCGTCACGATTCCAGAACTTTTAGAAATGGAAGATAAATATCAAAAGTTAATTGCTAACAAAAATAGCAGTAAAAAGCAACAGTCACAAGTCAACTCTTCTCCTTGA